TTGGCCAGTCGGATTGGACGAGTCCGGTTGGATGGGCCTGCCTATCGTGAAGCGATTTCGTTGGACGTGCCTGAGTTGGCGATTGGCGATCCGTATGGAATCGCGATCACGTCTGATGAGCAACAAATGGTTGTCACCGCAGGTGGGACTCACGAATTGCTGTTCTATCGATTGCCCGACTTGCCCTTCATCGGTGCCGGTGGCCCCGGCGATTTGATCGAGCGTGAACTGCAGTATGATCGAAAACGTTTCGACCGAATTCCGCTCGGCGGACGTCCGCTTGGAATCAAAATCGCAAGCGATGATCGCACTGCTTACATTGCCAACTATTTGAACAACTCGGTGCAAGTGGTTGATTTGGTCGAGCGGAAATTGCTGCACGAAATCGATTTGGGAGGCTCCGATTCGATGTCACTTGCTCGCCAAGGAATGTCGATCTTTCACGACGCGACGCGAAGCTTGGACCAGTGGTATAGCTGTCATTCGTGTCACCAAGAGGGCGGTTCCAATGCATTGCCGATGGATACCATGAACGATGGTACCGAGTTGACGGTCAAAACCGTGTTGCCGCTGTTTGGCGTCCAGCAGACAAAGCCGTACACATGGCATGGTTGGCAGCAGAGCTTGGATGATTCAATTGCCAATTCGTTCACGTCTACGATGATCGGCAAGCCGCCGTCGGCAAGCGAGACAAAGGCCGTGCGTGCCTATCTCGCCTCGCTCGAATTGCCCCCCAATCCATATCGGAACCCCAATGGCGAATTGTCGGAATCGGCCGCCCGTGGACGCCAAGTCTTTTTCAGCTCCGAGGCGGCGTGTGCTGATTGTCACCTCGGCCCCCATTTGACGGACAACGAAATTCACGATGTCGGCCTTAATTCCAAAGACGACTTTTACGAAGGCTACAACACGCCGTCGCTGCGAGGGACCTACCGCAAAGTGCGATGGTTGCATAGCGGCCGAGCTAAAACGCTCGAGCGGGTCATCACGGATCTGCACAGTCCCGAAAAGGTCAACGGCGAAGCGGAGCTAACCGAACAAGAGGCAGCCGACCTAATCGAATATTTAAAGTCATTGTGATGCAATGACGCGTCTCGGATCGGCTAAAATGCCGGGATGCAACCTTTCGAACTCCAGGCCGCTTGCCAAACCGTCGTTCATTTGTCTCAGCACATGACGCGACTACGAGGCGAAGCGGTCCAATTCCAGCAGACTTGCACGACGCTTAGTCGCGGGTACTTCACACCCAGCGAGGATGATCAGGTGACGCACCTGTGGGTGTCCTATCATAAGGCTCGTAACGCGCTGTTGGAATTGATTCACTCAACTCGCCAATCGGTTGGTAGGGACGTCGAGGATCATCCCGGCGAATTTTTGTGTGCCTACGCAGCCGCCGTTGTGCTGGTGGATGCCGCGCGATGTTTGCGAGATCTTTTCTCGAATAACGCGCTCGTGCGTCGCAAGCTAAACGAGTCGTTTGATGCGTACGGAATTCCCGCAGGCAGCTTTGACGCGATTCAATTGACGTTGACGTCGCCATCCAATGCGACACAACTGAACCGAGCGAATCATTTTTACATCGACCATCACGATTCGCTTGCTGAGACGGCTGCCGGCCACCCTGATCTGCAGGAAGTCCAAAGCGTGATTGACACTCGTTTGCAGCGAGTGCAAGTCGGACCTCGACAATACATTCGCTCGCGAATTGCCGAACGTCGACGCGATTTTCGCGAACGTATTTTGGCAGGAAGTTTGCGACAACTGATTTACACCGTGCAGCAGTGGGGATCGCTCGCCGTCAGTGCGATTAGCACGAACCCAAGCCACATTCCTCAACTGCCCGCGTTGATTTCGGCTGAGTTGTCGACGTTGCTGCGTCCAGGCGACATCTTCGTCACTCGCAAAGACACCGCGCTGACGAATTATTTCCTGCCAGGATATTGGCCGCACGCCGCGTTCTATATCGGTGACGACCAAGTGATCGAGTCGCTCAAAGACGGCGTGCGAGTACGATCGATGATTTCGCCGTTTGGCAACGATGCCGTCGCGGTCATTCGTCCTCAGCTCGATCCGGCGATCATTGCCAAAGGGATCGAACGAGCGAAGGCTCATGTAGGAAAACCCTACGATTTTGATTTCGACTTTACTCGGTCGGACCGATTGGTTTGCACCG
The window above is part of the Novipirellula caenicola genome. Proteins encoded here:
- a CDS encoding YiiX/YebB-like N1pC/P60 family cysteine hydrolase, with the translated sequence MQPFELQAACQTVVHLSQHMTRLRGEAVQFQQTCTTLSRGYFTPSEDDQVTHLWVSYHKARNALLELIHSTRQSVGRDVEDHPGEFLCAYAAAVVLVDAARCLRDLFSNNALVRRKLNESFDAYGIPAGSFDAIQLTLTSPSNATQLNRANHFYIDHHDSLAETAAGHPDLQEVQSVIDTRLQRVQVGPRQYIRSRIAERRRDFRERILAGSLRQLIYTVQQWGSLAVSAISTNPSHIPQLPALISAELSTLLRPGDIFVTRKDTALTNYFLPGYWPHAAFYIGDDQVIESLKDGVRVRSMISPFGNDAVAVIRPQLDPAIIAKGIERAKAHVGKPYDFDFDFTRSDRLVCTEVVYRAFEGIGGMVFTLTKRAGRQTLSAEDLLSLAIQRRYFDPVSVFCPQHGEQLQRDDAMCQVLRQTMAK